In Streptococcus parauberis NCFD 2020, the sequence TGAATAATCACTGATAAAGTATTTATCACTATTATATTTCATATCAATTGGCACATCAGTTATACTTTGTGTAAAAGTCTCAACTGGATTATTTTTTTGTGAAGAAGCATTGTTGGAATTACTTACAGCAGATAAGAACAAGAGAATAGCAAAAAATACAGAAACAAGTCCAAGCCAAAGGCGACTATTATAAAACTTTTTCACGTCTATTTGCCTCCCAATATATTTTTATACCAAGGTGAATCATTTTTTGCATCTGTAATGAGAAACGATTTGAGTGTAGACTCAAATTCATCCATTGACAAATCATGCAAAAATTGACTTTTATGCGTAATTGAAATTCCACCCGTTTCTTCAGAAACAACAATGGTTATAGCATCTGAAGCTTCAGATAAACCAATTGCTGCTCTATGACGTGTACCAAATTCTTTTGAAATGGACATAGATTCTGATAATGGTAAATAAGAACAAGCAGATTTAACCTTATTATCAGCAATGATAACAGCACCGTCATGTAATGGTGTGTTTGGAATAAAAATATTTATCAATAACTGATTGGAAATTTCCGCGTTCAAAGGTATCCCAGTACTAATGAATTCTTGTAGTGTTTGTGTTTCTTGTATTGCAATAAGTGCACCAATTCGCCTTGGGCTCATATAGGAAACTGATTTTACAATAGCATCTACAAGAAGTTCTTCACTGGTTTTCGTTTCTTTTTGGAGGAATACTTGTGTACTGCGACCAAATTTCTCTAAAACAGTTCGAATTTCTGGTGCAAATATGATAACGCCCGCTATTACCCCATAAGTAATAACTTGGTTCATCAAATAGGTAATTGTGGTAAAACCAACCCATTCTGCAATTATTTTAAGTAATACAAAGAAGACGACACCCTGAACCAATGACATAATCTTAGTTCCCGCTAATGCCTTTATGAAACGATAAATGACATAAGCAACAATTAGAATATCAAGAATATGTATAGTAAGTATCCAGGGATCACTAAAGAGGTTCATTATAAATTTTGAATCAATATTATTAAAATTACTCATTTTTCCCTCTTTCCTAG encodes:
- the cdaA gene encoding diadenylate cyclase CdaA; translated protein: MSNFNNIDSKFIMNLFSDPWILTIHILDILIVAYVIYRFIKALAGTKIMSLVQGVVFFVLLKIIAEWVGFTTITYLMNQVITYGVIAGVIIFAPEIRTVLEKFGRSTQVFLQKETKTSEELLVDAIVKSVSYMSPRRIGALIAIQETQTLQEFISTGIPLNAEISNQLLINIFIPNTPLHDGAVIIADNKVKSACSYLPLSESMSISKEFGTRHRAAIGLSEASDAITIVVSEETGGISITHKSQFLHDLSMDEFESTLKSFLITDAKNDSPWYKNILGGK